CACATCTTTCGGCACCCGTGAGGTAATGATACGATGGGACTTGCAGTGGGGGCAGACGACCATGTCCATAACGCACACTTTCTGTTGGGCTCGGTGTTTTCGCTGGTTTTATTCTAAGGAATCGTCCGAGCCCCTGTCAAACGAGCGCCCAATACGGGCGAATTCTGAGAAAATCCACCAAAACCCCGGCTTCAGGCCCCCGGCTGAAGCAACGAAAGCGCCGCCCCGGGATCGTCCGGCACCGGAACCACGCAACGAAAGCCCAGATTGGGGTCTGATCGCATCAGCGGAAACGGAAAGCGCGTCGTCCACGGGCGCGGCGCTTCGTTCGCATTCCCCCCGCGCGTCACCAGATAGCTCTGGTAGTCCGGTTGCTCCCCGGAGGCCAGGGGGGGCTCGCAGGTGCGCGTCCACTCCGACGCGTTCCCCGCCATGTCGAAGCACCCGAAATACGAGCGGTCGGCCTCGCGCGATCGCACGGACCCCGGCGTGTACACGCCCGCCCCGCCGTCAAAGCGCGCCACCACGAGCTCCGGATCCGGCTCGCCCTCCCAGGGGTAGTCCGGCGGCTCCCGATCGCCGTAGGCCGCCCGCGCCCACTGGGCCTCCGTCGGGAGCTCGGCGCCGCGCCAGGCCGCATACGCCATGGCGTCGAAGCCGCTCACCAGCGTAATCGGGTGGTTCGCCCGCCCCGCCAGCTCCGCGGGCACGCTCCAGTTCGCCTCGGCCTCGGCGAACCGCGCATAGTTGGCCACCGTCACCTCCGTCTCGTCGATGAGGAAGCCCGGCAGCTCCGCCGTCGCCCCGCCAACGGAAACGGGGCCCGGCGGGACGAACACCATCCCGTCGCGGATCACCAGCGGAGCCAGGTAACACTGGAGCGCCCGGCGGGCCGATGCGATGGCGCGCGGCTCGTCCGTCGCCGCCTCGGCCGCCGCCCAGTGGCGATCCCCCTCCGCCACCGCGCCGTTGAGGCCGGGGCGGTCGGCGCGCTCGCGCGCCAGGGGCTGTAGCGTCTTCATGATGGCCCGGTAGTGCGCAAACGACGGCTCGGCGGTTGCCGCCGCCTCCGCGCCCCCCGCCGCCTCTCCGCCCTGGGCCGCGGCCTCCGCAAGCACCGCGCGCCGGTGCTGCTCCGCCTGGCCCAGGCCCCAGAGCCCGCCCATCAGGATCGCGGCGACCGCAATACCCGCAAGAATCTTCCGCGGAGAATACTCGCCCGCGCCGATGCGCCGCGTCAGCCGGGTCTTGGAAGTGTTAATGCCCGAGCGGATCTGCTGCGTGATCGGCTGGAGCGCCTGCCGCAGTTCGGCCGCGTTCTGGTACCGGTCCTTCGGGTCCGGCTCCACGCACCGCGCCACGATCTTGTCCAGCGCCGGCGGCACGTCCTTCGTAATCTGCGAGGCCGGCTTCGGCACGCCCGTCGGCACGCTGCCGGTAAGGATCTCGTACAGCATCACGCCCACGCTGTAAATATCCGCGCGCGCGTCCACATCGCGGCTGTTCCGGATCTGCTCCGGCGACATGTAAAACGGCGTGCCCATCACAATGGAGGCGTTCGTCAGCCGGGTATTCGCCATCAGTTTGGAAATGCCAAAGTCCATCAGCCGCACCCCGCCATCCTGCCCCAGCATCACGTTCTCCGGCTTGATGTCCCGGTGGACCGTAAACTGGTGCGCGTACTCCAGGGCGGCGCAAAGCTGATCGAATATGCGCATCGTCTGCGCGATCGGCAGCCGCTCGCCCGGCGGCAGGTTGTCCAGGATCTCGCGCAGCGACATGCCCTGGAGGTACTCCATCGAAATATAGAGGATCTTCCCGTCTTCCCCGATATCGTGCACCCGCACTATATTCGGGTGCGCAAGACGCCGCGCGATCTTCGCCTCGTTGTAGAAGCGCTCCAGCACCACCTTGTCCTGAAGAAACTGCGGCAGCAGCGTCTTCAGCGCCACATCTTCCCCCAGCGTGTTGTCGTGAACCTTGTAAATGCTCCCCATTCCGCCCTGACCGATCAGGTTCAGCACCGTGTAGCGCCCCGCGACCACCTGCCCCCGGTGAAACTGGAGCTGGCTCCGCCCCGGAACCTGCGCCGGGGCCCGCGCCGGCTCCGGAGCCTCAATGCTGATCCGCGGCAGGCGCGCGCCGCATTTCTCGCAGCTCTCCTGCCGGTCCGGGTTCACGTGGAAGCAATGGGGACACTTGACTCTGGCCATGGGACGGAACAATCTCCTGGGCGTGCGCTGGTGCGGCGGCCCGTGCCGCCGCGCTTATCCTACCGCCTGCCAGGCCCGACTGCAAGCAACCCGCCTATCCACCCCCCTTGTCGCGTTGTAGAATCGCGGACGGGCCGAAGGTGCGCCGTGGCGGAAATGCCCGTGTTCCTTCGCGCCGCTGTAGCGGTGGCGTTGCGTGCGGCCGCGCCGACTTGGACTGCCGGGACGGCAATCCTGCGATTTCCTCAGACGGGTATGTCGGAGTCCTTCATGACGGGCGGGACGGGGTCCGGGGTGGCGGCGGGGAGTGCGGGCGAGTTGGGCAGGCGATCGAGGCGGATCTGGTCGAAGATCGCGGCGAGGCAGGCGTTGGCGTCGTTTCGGCGGTGTTCGTCGGGGATTTCGATGAAGTCGAAGTGGATGAACAGATCCTGCCCGTCGGCGGATTTGACGCGGAGCCGCTCGGTGGGGGTTGCGGCGGGGGTGCCGTTGTCGTGGGTGGGGGATGCCAGCAACACGGCCCCGGAGGCCAGGCGCAGGTCGAGGTGGTGCAGGCCGAGTTCCTGCCGGCACAGGGCGAGCAGCAGGCCGGTGCGGGCGGTGCTCCCGTTTCCGTTGAGGCAGAGAGTGGCGTAGGCGCTGAATGCGTGCAGGAGGCGGTTGCGCCGCCGGCGATCGGCAATGCGGCGGAAAGTGGTGGGGCGGAGGTAGCCGGCGAGCCAGGCGATGTAGGCGAGGGAGCCGCAGAAGAGGGCGTAGGACAGGAACTGGGCCGGGGAGCCTTCCCGCGCGAGGGCGGCGAGCACCGCGGAGGCCGCCAGGCATACGGCGACGCCGCACAACGTAAGGACGACGCGGGGCTGCGAATAGCCCTTGCTGAGGAGGCGGTGGTGGGTGTGGTGGTTGTCGCCCATGAAGATGGGGACGCCGCGGAGGTAGCGGCGGATGATGGAGACGAGGGTCTCGAAGATGGGGAAGCTGAGGGCCAGCACGGGGGCCACGAGGATGATGGCGGCGGGCGACTTCTGCGCGCCGACGAGGGACATCGTGGCGAGGGCGTAGCCGAGGAACATGCTTCCGGTGTCGCCGAGAAACATGCGGGCGGGCGGGAAATTGAAAAGGAGGAAGGCCAACACGCCCCCGGCGAGCGCGGCGCCCGCGAGGGTGATGAAGGCGTTGCCCTGGATCAGGCTGAGCGCGACGAGGGACAGCGCGCCGACGAATGCGATGCCGGAGGCGAGGCCGTCGATGCCGTCGATGAGGTTGAAGGCGTTTATGAGGCCGACGATCCAGAAGGCGGTCAGGAGAATGCCGAGGGGCAGGCCGAGGTTGATCGTGCCGAGTAGCGGCAGGGAGACGGAGGAGACGGCGAAACCGAAGCACGTTACAAACAGGGCGACGGCGAGCTGGCCGGCGAGCTTGTAGCGCGCGCGCATCCCCCGGGTATCGTCCACGAGCCCGAGCGCGAGGATGCCCAGGGCGCCCGCGGCGAGCACAAAGCACTCGCGGCGGCTGTAGGTGGCCAGGCCATAGATCGCGTCGAAGTGCGCCGGGTAGTGCCGGAGCAGGTAGCCCCAGTTGAGGAAGACCAGGTAGCCGCCGATCGCGCAAAAGATACCGAGCGTAACCAGCGGGAGCGCGATCGCGAGGCCGCCCAGGAGGGGCATCGCGCCCTCGAAGACCTTGCGGTAGCCGCCCTGGTCAACGGCGCCGACCCGGCGGGCGAAGCGGCGGACGAGGGGGACGAGCAGCACCGTGGCGGCGAAGCACCCCCCGAAGAGCGATCCCGCGGCGATTAACAATGATTGTGTAGCCAAGCGACATGCCCTTCCCGCGTACGCGTCTCGGCCGGGCGAATGGCCTTCAGCTTTACAACGCTTTCGCAGGCCGTAGTATAGCCGCGAAATGCGCGGCCAATCAATCCGTTTCGTCGCGGGCCCATGTTTTTGGGCATGGCGCCGCCGCTTTCGCCGCGTGCGCCGGGCGCGCGGGGAGCCGGCGGGGAGGGGCCGCGCACCGGCGCGATCCCGGGCGCTATCGGGGCGTCTTGAACGGGTTCACCCGGGCGCGCCCAACGGGCGCGATCCCGCCGGATCGCGCCGAAAAACCGCGACATAGTGGCATTCATGGGTTGCAATATACTACGGCGAACGTGCTACCATCGCCCGGACGGTGGCCACGGGATTGCGCGGTACGCCGTACTCGCGCCTGTGCGCGGCCCGGCGCGCCCCCGAGAAACGCGCCACAAAAGCGGGAATCCGCCCGGTCCGCGCGGCGTGACGCCCATCCCCTGGCCCGGCGGATCAGCGTGCGGCCAGGCAGAACCCCGAGCCCACCCGAACAGGAGACACGCATGACGGAAGGACCCGAATCCGGCGATTACTCGGAATTGGACCTTGGGAAAATTCTCCGCCTGATCTACAACAAGAAATGGTTGATCTTCGGGGTGGCCGTTCTAACCGGTATCGCGGCGGCGGCCTACACCCTGACCAAGAGCAACGTGTACGAGTCCAGCGCGGCGCTGATAGTCCGCGAGCCCCAATCCGCGCTGGAGCAGAAGCCGGACGCAACCGGCGCCACCGAGCAGCCCCGATACCTCTCGGTGGAAACCCTCCAGTTGCTGGCGGAGTCGACGGCGACGGTCCGCGAGCTATTTGACAGGCTCTGGGAGGAAAAGGCGGTGGAGGCGTGGGGCGCTCCGGGCGCCGATCGCGAGGCGGCGTTCCGATCGCTGCAAAACGCGCTGTCCACCTCGCTCATGAAGCAACAGAACCGCCGCTCCTCCAGCGCGATGGAACTTCTCCCTGTGTTGACGCTTACCGCGCGGGCAGGCAGCCCCGAGGCGGCCCGCATCATCGCGGATCGGTGGGCTTCGATCGTCGAGAAGAAGAGCACCGCCGTGTACACGCAGGGGCTTACGGCCAGCAGCACGTTTATCGGCGGGATGTTCGAGAATGCGAGCAAGGAGCTGAAATTGCTGGAGAATTCGCTCAAGGCGTCCAAACTGGAAGCGCAACTTGCCCTGAAGAAATCCCGGGAGGAAACGGTCACCACCAAGATTATCATGCTGGAGGACCAAATCCTGGAGCTCGACGTGGAACTGGCCGTCAACCGCCGCGCGATCGAGGAGGGGACCCGCCGCGCCGCGGAGCAGCAGTACGAGCGGCAGTGGATTGGAACGGCGGCCGAAGACGCCTTGCTTCGCGGCGAACCGTATCCCTTCACGGAGGAAGAATTGACGGAGCAGGCGGCCAAGGTGGTCGATCTGATCGAGCAAAAGGTGGCGCAGCGGGAGGAGCTTCGGAGCTTCCGGCGCGAGCAGAACATGCTCTCGAAGAAGACGCAGTTTACGCACTATGAGGCCGATATTGCCCGCATTCTCGGGGAAAAGGCAAAGGTGGACGACGATATTCCCGGGCTCGAGCGTGGGATCGCGGCGTTGCAGCGCCAGCTTGAGGAAATGCCGGAGATGCTTGTGTTGAACAAGGCCATCACGGACGATGCGCTGTGGAAGACCTATCTGGAGGAAGGGAAGGCGGTCCCGGAGACGCAGACGCCGCTCCAGAGCGAAGCGCTGAACCCGGTGTACCATTCCACGGTCGAGTCGATTGTGGAAATGACCACCGAACTCGAAACGCTCCGCGCGCGCTCCGCGCAGTTGGAGGCCAGCGCGCAGGCGGCGGAGGCCCGGCTGATCGAGCTGGAACTGGATATTGACCAGATCCAGCAGGGCATCGATCGCCGCGAGCAGGCCCTGGAAGCGACGGACGGGCTCATCAAGCTGTTGCGCGACGATTACCTCACGGAGAGGAACCGCGTGGACGAGCTGATCGTTGCGAATATGCGCAAAGAGGAGGAGCGCCAAATTCGCCTCGAAAAACAGGCGGAGTTTGAAACGGTGATGGGTTCCCTGGAGTTGGAGGTCGCCGATTCCGAACTGGAGATCGAGCAGATCACCCGGGAAGTGGAGACCCGCAAAAGCATCCGCACGGCGCTTGCGGGCCGCGCCGAGACCGCCACGCTCCTGCAGGTCGCCTCGGAGAACGCGGCGCAGACCGGCACCGGGATCCTGTATCAGGCCGAGGCGAACCCGCAGAAGATAGCGCCCGCGCGCACGAAGATGGTGCTGGCGAGCACGGTTGTAGCCGTGGCCGGCGCCATTCTGCTACTATGCGCGCTCGAAATTGCGCGGCCCCGGGGTAAGGAAGAGTAAAGACCATGGCAAACGAGTTGTTAAACAGGATTTCGGACAAGTCGGTGACGGTCGGGATTATCGGTCTCGGCTACGTGGGCCTGCCCCTGATCCAGGCCTTGGTCACCAAGGGCTACCGCGCCCTCGGATTCGACATCGACCCGAAGAAGGTCGAGTCACTCCAGGCGGGCAAGAGCTATATCAAGCACATCCCGGACGCGTGGCTCCAGGACTGGATCGCCAGCGGCCTGTTCTCGGCCACGGCCGACATGGCTCGGCTCGGCGAAGCGGACGCGGTACTCATCTGCGTGCCCACGCCGCTGAAGAAGGACCGCGACCCGGATCTTTCGTACGTCGAATCGACCTGCGAATCGATCGCCAGGGCGCTTCGCCCCGGTCAGCTGGTGGTCCTGGAAAGCACGACCTACCCGGGCACGACGCGCGACATCATGCTGCCCATTCTGGAGACGAGCGGCCTGAAGGCGGGGACCGATTTCTACCTGGCCTACAGCCCCGAGCGCGAAGATCCCGGCAATCCGAACTTCCAGGCGAACAGCATCCCGAAGGTCGTCGGCGGCTACGACGCGCAGTCGCTCGAAGCCGCGGTGGCGCTCTACCGCCAGGTGATCGTGCAGGTGGTGCCGGTTTCCTCCTGCGAAGTGGCCGAGGCCGCAAAGATCCTCGAAAACACGTACCGCTCGGTCAATATCGCCATGGTCAACGAGCTCAAGGTGATCCTGACGCGGCTCGGGGTTGACGTGTGGGAAGTTATCGACGCGGCGAAGACGAAGCCCTTCGGCTTTCAGGCTTTTTACCCCGGGCCGGGCCTGGGCGGCCATTGCATCCCGATCGACCCGTTCTACCTGAGCTACGTGGCGCGGACAGCGGGCGTGAACACGCGCTTCATCGAGCTGGCCGGCGAGATCAACACGAGCATGCCGGAATATGTGGTCAACATCGTGGCCAACGCGCTCAATGAAAAGAGCAAGCCGATCCGGGGCAGCAAGATCTGCCTGCTCGGCGCCGCCTACAAGAAAGACGTGGACGATCCCCGGGAAAGCCCTTCCTTCGAGATCATGGAGCGCCTGATAGAAAAGGGCGCGGACCTTACCTACAGCGATCCGCACATCCCGGCCATCCCGAAGACGCGGAGCTGGCCGTCGCTGCCCGCGCTGGAGAGCCAGGAGCTGACACCCGCGTTCCTGAAGTCGCTGGACTGCGCCATCATCGTCACGGATCACAGCGCGTTTGACTACGCCGCGATCCTGGAGCACGCCCCGCTCATTGTGGACACGCGCAACGCGCTGGGCGGATTGCCCGATCCGGACGGGAAGGTCTGCAAGGCTTGATTGGGGCCGCGCGGACGGGTCACCGTTAGTGTTTGAAGTTTCGTAATACTTTTGGCGTCTGAAGTAAGGCGTTCGCCGATACGAGTCGCCTTATTTATGCTGGATGTATTCGTCATTCCCGCGAAAGCGGGAATCCAGTTGAATTCAGAGGTTTGTGCGATCACGTTGCTGGATCCCCGCGTTCGCGGGGATGACGGTGTTCGATCACCGAGAGCCGCCACCGTTGGGTACGACGAGGGTGACTACTTCAGACGGCTGAAGAATTACAAAGTCTCTGATTGCTTCGCAATCAGCACACATTGCCGGGACGGCTGCGCCCCGTTCCTCGCGCGTACGGAAAACGTACTTGCGGGCCGGGCGCGGGCGTCTCGCAGTTTTTTTTAACGTAGCGGCTTGTGTCGCGTTGCTACATCCATTACGGACTAACACGGGCGGCGGCTTCGCCGCCGGGCAGGCGGGGACGCCTGCGCTCCCAGCCTTTGACACTTCCTTGATTGCGTTTTCTGTACATTGGTTTGCATGGGGCCAATACGGGAATGCTGAGGTGTTTCTCTCGGGAGCAGGAGCTACAGCATGAAAATCATGGTAACAGGCGCGGCCGGTTTCATCGGCTTCCACACCAGCAAGCGGCTGCTCGAGCGTGGCGACACGGTCGTCGGCGTCGACAATATGAACGATTACTACGATGTTTCGCTGAAGGAGGCGCGGCTCGAACAGTTGCGGGCCTACCCGGCGTTCTCCTTTGAGCGAGTGGACCTGGCGGACCGGGACGGGATGGCGGCGCTCTTCAGCGGGCAGAAGCCGCAGCGCGTCATCAACCTGGCGGCCCAGGCCGGCGTCCGCTACTCCATCCAGAACCCGCACGCCTACGTGGATTCCAATCTGGTGGGCTTTATCAACGTGCTCGAAGGCTGCCGCCACAACGGCGTGGAGCACCTCGTGTACGCCTCGTCAAGCTCGGTCTACGGCAGCAACAAGAACCTGCCCTTTTCCGTCGCCGACAGCGTGGATCACCCGGTGAGCCTCTACGCGGCCACGAAGAAGGCCAACGAGCTGATGGCGCACAGCTACAGCCACCTCTACCGCATCCCGACGACGGGGCTGCGCTTCTTCACGGTCTACGGCCCCTGGGGACGCCCCGACATGGCCGCGTTTCTCTTCGCCAAAGCCATTATGGAGGACCGCCCGATTGACGTGTTCAACCACGGCAAGATGCGGCGGGATTTCACCTACATTGATGACATCGTGACCGGGATCGTCCGCACGCTGGACAGCGTCCCGGCGCCGGATCCGGACTACAACGCGCACGAGCCGACGCCCGAGCGCAGCGCGGCGCCCTACCGCATCTACAACATCGGCAACAACCAGTCGGTCGAGCTGAACTACTTCATCGAGCTCATCGAGAAGCGCCTGGGCAAAGAGGCGCAGAAGAACTATCTCGATATGCAGCCCGGCGACGTCGAGGAGACTTGCGCCGATGTGGACGCGCTCATGAACGATGTCGGCTTCAGCCCGGACACGCCAATCGAAACGGGTCTGAACAACTTCGTGGACTGGTACATGTCCTACTACGGCGGCTGATAGCGCCCGGCGGGCCCCCGGAACCAGGGCAATCGCATTTAAACTCGATCTCGGCATATGGGCGTAAACTTGAGTCGATTTGGAACCGTGAATCAACGATAGTGAGCGTTTTGGAGCGCCGGCATCTGTGCCGGCACGGTCGGGGATTCGCCGCAGGCGAAATGCCAGCGCTCCAACACGCGCCCTTCTTATCATTGAAGGTGGTTCATGTGGCGCTCGGCCCGAGTTGGAAGTTTAAGTGCGATTGCCCTGCCCCCGGAACTGGCGGCGTCGCGGGCGGTTCGGGTATGCTTTCCCATTACCGGTATCGTAGCGCTCCGTGCGCGCAAGCGCGGCGCGCGCAATCGCGCCAGGCTGCGCTGTCCGCCTTCGGCGCGGAAGAAATGGTATTCACGGCCGAAGGCTTGTTTTCACTCCAGCCAGGGCCGAAGGCTTGTTTCATTCCAGCCTGGCCCGACGGCCCAGGACAAGGGATTCGTCCGGGCTTGAGGGCTGAAAGCCCGCTCCATAGCGCCTGCAACGCATCGATACGAACTACACTATAAGCATTTGTAACAGGAATTGGGTCTTATCATGATTACTGCACGTCATTTTCGGCTGTCCACGACGATATTGCTGGCCATTTCGGCGGGCTTCGCTTCTTTGACCGGCTGCGGGAAAAAAGCCGACACCGCGCCCGCGCCGGAACCCCGATCGGAGGCGCCGGCCCCGGAAGCGCCGGAGACCGCCCGGGACGCGGCGGCCGAAGCGGACGAACCGCTTCCGGAAGGCGGGATATTCGCGGATATTGCCGCGGCGAACTTTGTGGCGCTGCATGCGCTGCAGCGGGAGTACGAGGCCGGCGGCGAAACCACCGCGGCGGTGGACGAGGCCTTCGCGGCGCGCTGGAAGTCGATCGCCGAGAAGGTCAAGCCGAAGACGCTCGTGCCGAATCTGGAGTTTCTCGATATCGCCACGCGGGTCAGCGGCAAGGAGGAATACACCTATTCGATCCTGTTCCGGCCCACGGCGGATCTGGACACGAACTACCACCTGGCGTTTGACGGGTCGGTCCTTCCGTCCAACGCGCGTTTTCTGGAAGGGAAGCACCAGGAACGCGCGATGGTGAAATTCCGCCGCCGCATGGACGACCACCCGACGTCCACCTGGAAAAAGGGGCGCTATTATGTAGTTGAAGCCAAGTCGGAGTTTCCGCTTATTCCGTATAACCTGCTGATGATGGCCTTCTCCCCCACGGAGGAGGAATTCTGGACACAGGTCGGGGAGCGCCTGAGCCTGGGCTGGCAGTGGGCCGCCGCCGATGAGGACGCGTTCCTCGCGAAGGTGGAGGCGTGCGCCAGCCCCCTGGCGCTCTACGAAATCGCGCCGCCCGGGCCGGTGCTGACGGAGCGGTTGCGGAAGGCGATCGACGCCCGGTGGGCCGCGCTGTCGGCGGGCATGACGTCGCAAAAGCTGCACGACGGGCTGGAGCTCCTCGCCCTGGAGACGAAGGCGACGGGCGCGAAGGAATACACGTTTTCCTTCCTGATCCGCTCGACCCGGGACATCAGCACGGAATACATCCTCACGGTGCTGGGCCGGGTGGACGCGGGCCACGTGCAGCACATCAAGCCGCAGGAACCGGGCGCCACGCACACCTCGTGGTATATCAATCTCAGGCACGATCCCACGTTCACGTGGAAGGCGGGGGAGTATCACGTCGCGCCGCTGACCATCGAAACGGAGATTATTCCGTACAACATCAGCGTCTGGGCGTCCCCGCGCGGCGAGGGCACCCGGTGGGATTGGGATCGCAAGGGCCCGATCATCGATCTGGGCTGGCAGGCGGACGTCCGCGAGTAAACCGGCCGGGGCCCGCGGGAACGCGGCGCCGCCAGGGTATTGCAATTTCATGTCGAACAACGTCTACATCCTCAGCAAGTCGCAACTCGGCGGCGCGGTCACGATCAGCGGCGCCAAGAACAGCGTCCTCAAGCTGCTGACCGCCTCCATCCTCACGGGCAAACCCGTCACCATCCAGAATTACCCGACGGCGATGCTCGATGTGGAAATTCATCAGGAGATGCTGGAAGTCCTGGGCAAGCGCTGCACCGTGAACGGCGATACGCTGCACATTGAGGAAATCACCAGCCCGCCCTCGGCCCTGGACTGGGAAAAGCGCTCCATCCGGAACACGCTCCTGATCCTCGGCGCGCTGACGGCCCGCACCGGCGCCGGGCGCGTGCCCCTTCCCGGGGGATGCCAGCTGGGCGATCGCAAGTTCGACCTCCACGTCGAGGTGCTGGAGGCGCTGGGCGCGCGCGTCACCGAGAACGAGGGCTGGCTCGAAGCCTCGGCGCCCGATGGGCTGACCGGCGCGGATATCCACCTGCGCCTGCGATCCACCGGCGCGACGGAAAACGCCATCCTCTGCGGCACGCTGGCCAAAGGCGTCACCCGCGTCTGGAATCCGCACATCCGCCCGGAGATCCTGGACCTGATCGCCATGCTTCGCGCCATGGGCGCGACGATCGAGGTCTTCGGGCAGGAGCACATCGCCATTACCGGGCGCGAGGTGCTTCAGGGCGCGCTGCACCGGGCCATCCCCGACAACATGGAGGCGATCACCTGGCTCATCGGAGCGGCGATCACCGGCGGCGAGGTGGAAATCCGGAATTTCCCCTGGGAGCACCTGGAAGTGCCCCTGATCTTCCTGCGGGACAGCGGCGCGCGCGTCTTCCGGAGCGATGATTGCGCGCTCGTGCGCGGCAGCCGGTGCTACCCGGTCGAAATCAGCACCGGGCCCTACCCCGGCATCAACTCCGACATGCAGCCGCTCTTCGCGGCCTTCGGCGCCTGCGCGCGGGGGGAAAGCCGCATTACGGACCTCCGTTTCGTCGGCCGCTACGGCTATGCGGAAGAATTTCGCAAGATGGGCGTCCAGACCGACGCATCCGACAACATTTTGAAGATCGCGGGCGGCGCGCCGCTGCACGGGGCGGAAGTCACCGCGCTGGATCTGCGCGCCGGCGCGGCCCTGAGCCTGCTCGGCATGGCGGCGTCCGGCCAGACGCGCATCCTCGACGCCTGGCAGATCGAGCGCGGCTACAACGACTTTGTCCGCAAGCTGAAGGCGTTGGGCGGGCAGATCGCCGTCGAGGAAGGCGATTCGTGACGCTGGAGGCGGCATTACGCGGCATCGGCTGCCCGTGCGAGCGGGATGTCTCGCTGCGCAAATACGCTTCGTGGCGCGTAGGCGGACCCGTGGACTGGCTCGTCCATCCGGAAAGCGTGGCCCAGTTGTCCGCCGTCCTCGCCGCGTGCCACGAACGCGGCGTCCCGATTCTGATTATCGGCCACGGCACCAACCTGCTCTTCGACGACGCGGGCTTTCGCGGCGTGATCATTCGCATCGCGGAGAATCTCTCGGCCTTCTCCATCGCGGGCAACCGCATCACAGCCGAGGCCGGGGTCTGGGTTCCGCAGATTGCGCGGGCGGCGGGCCGCGCCGGACTCGCGGGGCTGGAACACACTATCGGCATCCCCGGGACGCTTGGCGGGCTCGTGGTGATGAACGGCGGGAGCAAGCGCCAGTCCGTCGGCGATTGCGTCGCGTGGGTCCGCGTGCTGGGGCCGGACGGATCCGAGCGCACGTTGACGCAATCGGAGTGTCAATTCGCCTACCGCTCCTCCCTGTTGCAGCGGGGGGGCCAGGTCGTCGCCGAAGTGGGGCTGTGCTGCGGGCCGGGCGATCCCGCCGCAATGCGGCGCGAAATGCTGGCGATCCTGCGTGATCGCAACGGGAAATTCCCGCGAAAACAACCCAACTGCGGTTCGGTTTTTGTCGGCGGCGGCGAGATGT
This is a stretch of genomic DNA from Candidatus Hydrogenedentota bacterium. It encodes these proteins:
- a CDS encoding nucleotide sugar dehydrogenase; the protein is MANELLNRISDKSVTVGIIGLGYVGLPLIQALVTKGYRALGFDIDPKKVESLQAGKSYIKHIPDAWLQDWIASGLFSATADMARLGEADAVLICVPTPLKKDRDPDLSYVESTCESIARALRPGQLVVLESTTYPGTTRDIMLPILETSGLKAGTDFYLAYSPEREDPGNPNFQANSIPKVVGGYDAQSLEAAVALYRQVIVQVVPVSSCEVAEAAKILENTYRSVNIAMVNELKVILTRLGVDVWEVIDAAKTKPFGFQAFYPGPGLGGHCIPIDPFYLSYVARTAGVNTRFIELAGEINTSMPEYVVNIVANALNEKSKPIRGSKICLLGAAYKKDVDDPRESPSFEIMERLIEKGADLTYSDPHIPAIPKTRSWPSLPALESQELTPAFLKSLDCAIIVTDHSAFDYAAILEHAPLIVDTRNALGGLPDPDGKVCKA
- a CDS encoding undecaprenyl/decaprenyl-phosphate alpha-N-acetylglucosaminyl 1-phosphate transferase, whose amino-acid sequence is MATQSLLIAAGSLFGGCFAATVLLVPLVRRFARRVGAVDQGGYRKVFEGAMPLLGGLAIALPLVTLGIFCAIGGYLVFLNWGYLLRHYPAHFDAIYGLATYSRRECFVLAAGALGILALGLVDDTRGMRARYKLAGQLAVALFVTCFGFAVSSVSLPLLGTINLGLPLGILLTAFWIVGLINAFNLIDGIDGLASGIAFVGALSLVALSLIQGNAFITLAGAALAGGVLAFLLFNFPPARMFLGDTGSMFLGYALATMSLVGAQKSPAAIILVAPVLALSFPIFETLVSIIRRYLRGVPIFMGDNHHTHHRLLSKGYSQPRVVLTLCGVAVCLAASAVLAALAREGSPAQFLSYALFCGSLAYIAWLAGYLRPTTFRRIADRRRRNRLLHAFSAYATLCLNGNGSTARTGLLLALCRQELGLHHLDLRLASGAVLLASPTHDNGTPAATPTERLRVKSADGQDLFIHFDFIEIPDEHRRNDANACLAAIFDQIRLDRLPNSPALPAATPDPVPPVMKDSDIPV
- a CDS encoding UDP-N-acetylglucosamine 1-carboxyvinyltransferase, encoding MSNNVYILSKSQLGGAVTISGAKNSVLKLLTASILTGKPVTIQNYPTAMLDVEIHQEMLEVLGKRCTVNGDTLHIEEITSPPSALDWEKRSIRNTLLILGALTARTGAGRVPLPGGCQLGDRKFDLHVEVLEALGARVTENEGWLEASAPDGLTGADIHLRLRSTGATENAILCGTLAKGVTRVWNPHIRPEILDLIAMLRAMGATIEVFGQEHIAITGREVLQGALHRAIPDNMEAITWLIGAAITGGEVEIRNFPWEHLEVPLIFLRDSGARVFRSDDCALVRGSRCYPVEISTGPYPGINSDMQPLFAAFGACARGESRITDLRFVGRYGYAEEFRKMGVQTDASDNILKIAGGAPLHGAEVTALDLRAGAALSLLGMAASGQTRILDAWQIERGYNDFVRKLKALGGQIAVEEGDS
- a CDS encoding SUMF1/EgtB/PvdO family nonheme iron enzyme, whose protein sequence is MARVKCPHCFHVNPDRQESCEKCGARLPRISIEAPEPARAPAQVPGRSQLQFHRGQVVAGRYTVLNLIGQGGMGSIYKVHDNTLGEDVALKTLLPQFLQDKVVLERFYNEAKIARRLAHPNIVRVHDIGEDGKILYISMEYLQGMSLREILDNLPPGERLPIAQTMRIFDQLCAALEYAHQFTVHRDIKPENVMLGQDGGVRLMDFGISKLMANTRLTNASIVMGTPFYMSPEQIRNSRDVDARADIYSVGVMLYEILTGSVPTGVPKPASQITKDVPPALDKIVARCVEPDPKDRYQNAAELRQALQPITQQIRSGINTSKTRLTRRIGAGEYSPRKILAGIAVAAILMGGLWGLGQAEQHRRAVLAEAAAQGGEAAGGAEAAATAEPSFAHYRAIMKTLQPLARERADRPGLNGAVAEGDRHWAAAEAATDEPRAIASARRALQCYLAPLVIRDGMVFVPPGPVSVGGATAELPGFLIDETEVTVANYARFAEAEANWSVPAELAGRANHPITLVSGFDAMAYAAWRGAELPTEAQWARAAYGDREPPDYPWEGEPDPELVVARFDGGAGVYTPGSVRSREADRSYFGCFDMAGNASEWTRTCEPPLASGEQPDYQSYLVTRGGNANEAPRPWTTRFPFPLMRSDPNLGFRCVVPVPDDPGAALSLLQPGA
- a CDS encoding NAD-dependent epimerase, producing the protein MKIMVTGAAGFIGFHTSKRLLERGDTVVGVDNMNDYYDVSLKEARLEQLRAYPAFSFERVDLADRDGMAALFSGQKPQRVINLAAQAGVRYSIQNPHAYVDSNLVGFINVLEGCRHNGVEHLVYASSSSVYGSNKNLPFSVADSVDHPVSLYAATKKANELMAHSYSHLYRIPTTGLRFFTVYGPWGRPDMAAFLFAKAIMEDRPIDVFNHGKMRRDFTYIDDIVTGIVRTLDSVPAPDPDYNAHEPTPERSAAPYRIYNIGNNQSVELNYFIELIEKRLGKEAQKNYLDMQPGDVEETCADVDALMNDVGFSPDTPIETGLNNFVDWYMSYYGG